Sequence from the Gloeocapsopsis dulcis genome:
GCAGCGCTGTAAAATCTACATGAGCAGTAATATCCTGTTGCCCAATATATATAAAAGGATTGTTATGGCGATGATGGCGATAATAACACTGTAGCGTTCCTTGTCTGATGGGATTGTAGTAGCGGCTGGCTGAATAGCCGTAATCAATCGTTAACAAGTAACCGCGTTGTAGGCGTGCTGCTACTATTTTCAACCAATCTAAAGCTGCTAAGTTGACTTCGCTACGGTATCCTTCAGGATAGGCTGGAGAAGGTAACGTAATTTTGATTAAGTCAAAGTATTCGACAATTTTTGCTGTAGAAAGTTCGCCCACAACTTCTGTAAACGTTGCGTGAGAAGAGGTTGCTGTCTGGGTTGTGACGTAAATTTCGCGTAATTGTCCGTTTTCGATGACAATCTGATGTACAGGTAAAGCGTCTACTAATTCGTTGGAAAAACAGCAGCCGACAATCGAGTTTTCTGGAATTTCTTCCAGCGTTAGCCATTGAATGTGACTATGGTATTTTTGAAGTCGCTGTTGCTGTTCTTGAATTAAAGTAGGCGATCGCTCAATAATGACATAACTGAGTGCTGCTAAAAAATCTGGATAACGCTGTTCGAGATAGTTCAAAATATCTAAAGCTAAGATACCTTGACCCGCGCCCATTTCCAATAATGTAAAGGGAATGGGTTTTTCTAGAATTTCCCAAATTTGGAGAAATTGTTCTGCAAGTAATTCGCCAAAATCTGCGCCTAAGTGCGGTGAAGTAAAAAAGTCACCTTGCTTACCAAGCTGCGTGGCATGAGTAGTATAGTAACCGTGCTGAGAATGGTACAGCACTAAATCCATATATTCTGCAAAAGTAATCCGGTGCTGTGGAGTTTCTGCTATTCGCAGCGCGATCACCTCACACAACGCCGGATTAAAATCACTAACCAATTGCCTCATCAACGGTCTACAGAACCCATGATGATATCTACACTACCCAAAATCGTCACAATATCAGCAACCTTGACACCCCGTAGCAAGTGCGGCAGA
This genomic interval carries:
- a CDS encoding class I SAM-dependent methyltransferase, which produces MRQLVSDFNPALCEVIALRIAETPQHRITFAEYMDLVLYHSQHGYYTTHATQLGKQGDFFTSPHLGADFGELLAEQFLQIWEILEKPIPFTLLEMGAGQGILALDILNYLEQRYPDFLAALSYVIIERSPTLIQEQQQRLQKYHSHIQWLTLEEIPENSIVGCCFSNELVDALPVHQIVIENGQLREIYVTTQTATSSHATFTEVVGELSTAKIVEYFDLIKITLPSPAYPEGYRSEVNLAALDWLKIVAARLQRGYLLTIDYGYSASRYYNPIRQGTLQCYYRHHRHNNPFIYIGQQDITAHVDFTALQAWGELCGLTTVGLTQQGLFLMALGLGNRIAALSTSPQQSVQKLLQRRDSLHQLIDPMGLGGFNVLVQSKEIAIADTQLKGLDLPLI